A genomic region of Homalodisca vitripennis isolate AUS2020 chromosome 5, UT_GWSS_2.1, whole genome shotgun sequence contains the following coding sequences:
- the LOC124363667 gene encoding uncharacterized protein LOC124363667 yields the protein MPKVSIWQMDALKRTQSSTLLTSNLDPSAHISDICSRANRVLGLINRTCRQHFAIPAIRTLYVTLVRPILEYSVTVWSPHQVGHCSSLDAVQRRFLRMVGVKMGYRYLETNLEEMGQQLHLPSLAARRALLDLMFLYRLLNSLIDCPNILQMINFHVPRQSRHPQLFSRNFHPTNYTYYSTLPRIMRLGNDACADLDFFGPSTESFKRCALAFILK from the coding sequence ATGCCTAAGGTATCTATCTGGCAGATGGATGCTCTGAAACGTACGCAATCATCAACACTTCTGACATCAAACCTTGACCCCAGTGCCCATATCTCGGACATTTGCAGCAGGGCTAATCGTGTTCTTGGACTTATCAACCGAACCTGCCGCCAGCACTTTGCTATTCCTGCCATAAGAACACTTTACGTCACATTAGTTCGGCCAATACTAGAATACTCCGTTACGGTATGGTCCCCACATCAGGTTGGTCACTGCTCTAGTCTTGATGCTGTACAAAGACGCTTTCTACGGATGGTTGGCGTGAAGATGGGATATCGCTACTTGGAGACAAACTTGGAGGAAATGGGACAACAGCTGCACCTTCCTTCCTTGGCTGCTCGCAGGGCTCTACTGGATCTCATGTTCCTCTACAGACTACTAAATAGCCTTATTGATTGTCCGAATATCCTTCAGATGATAAACTTCCATGTACCTCGTCAGTCTCGTCACCCTCAGCTTTTCTCAAGGAATTTCCATCCGACCAACTACACCTACTACAGTACTCTACCCCGCATAATGAGACTTGGTAATGATGCCTGTGCTGATCTTGACTTCTTTGGCCCTTCTACAGAATCTTTCAAGCGGTGTGCACTCGCTTTCATCCTAAAGTAA